GAGTGGATTCGAACGCCGAATCGTCATATGTCGCCGGCCGGATCAAGGCGTCGCGTCGCATGTCGATGGCTGACGCCTGGATAGCGGCCCTGGCTAAAATCAAAAAAGCCGCGCTGGTTCATAAAGACCCTGAATTTGAAAGCATTGAGAATGAAGTGGAGGTCTTAAAGCTTCCTTATAAGAATGCGAACTGAGCATGAAAATACCCATTGATCTGGTGGTGAGCGCCAAAGGGGAATACGATATTATCTCAAATGATGAAAACACATTTTCCAGCGAGATAAAAGAGACCGGAAAAGCCCTGTATGAAAAAAAATAAGAAAGGACGGGAACATGTAAACAAACAATTTAACCGTGTCGCTATGACGCCCGAGGGAAACGTGTCGATTATGGGCCTTTATGCGTTGGTTGATTACGTCCATTTTAAGGGAGATGGAACCCATCCTATAGAGGATTATGATGGGCAAAAGTGGGGACTTATGCAAGTTTTACTGGAAATGCCTGACGATGACAGAAAAGATCCAAGAGAAAGCTTTGCGGAGGCAGCCAAGTCTATTTTAAGGAAACGCGTGGAAAAAGCCCCTGTTGATAAAAAAGAGAGAGAAAAGAGATGGTTTCGAGTATTATGGGAACCCAGAATAAACACTTACAATTACTAATATACAAAATAACTTGGCAGGCCTCTATTAAGCTTCCGGAATTTTTGTAAATATTATAGCCTTGTGTTTCAAAACATGTACAATAAAAAATACCAAATACATTTTGTGGGAATCGGGGGCATCGGCATGAGCGGCATCGCCGAGCTTCTGCTTCGGCTGGGCTACCGGGTGACCGGCTCCGACATCCGGTCCTCGGATATCACCCGCCGCCTGGAAAGCCTGGGCTGCGAGGTGAGGGAGGGCCACGCCGCCGGCCACGCCGCCGGGGCCGACATCGTGGTGGTCTCCAACGCCATCCCGCCGGACAATCCCGAGGTTCTGGCGGCCGGGGAGAACTCGACCCCCGTGATTCCCCGGGCCGAGATGCTGGCGGAGCTGATGCGTTTCAAATACGGCGTGGCCATTTCCGGCGCCCACGGCAAGACCTCCACCACCTCCGTCGTGGCCTCCATCCTGGGGGAGGGGGGGCTGGATCCCACGGTGGTCATCGGGGGCAAGCTCAAAAGCGTGGGCTACAACGCGGTCCTGGGACAGGGGGATTTTATCGTGGCCGAGGCCGACGAAAGCGACGGGTCATTTCTCAGGATGTCGCCGTCCATCGCCGTGGTCACCAATATCGACCGGGAGCACCTGGATTTTTACAAGGACCTGGATGAGATCAAGGACGCCTTCGCGCGTTTCATCGACGGCATGCCGTTTTACGGCCTGGCGGTTCTTTGCGCCGACGACCCCCATGTGAGGGAGCTGATTCCCGGGATCAAAAAACGTTTCACCACTTACGGGACGTCGCCCGGCGCGGACCTGGAGGTGACGGACATTGAGTTCGACGGTTTGAAAACCGTGTTCCAGGTGGCGCGCTCAGGCGAAAGGCTGGGGGATATCCGGCTTAATCTTCCCGGTTTTCACAACGCCCGAAACGCGGCGGCGGGCATCGCGGTGGGCCTTGAGCTGGGCGTTTCTTTTGACAAAATTCGCTCCGCGCTTGAGGGCCACAGGGGGGTGGAGCGGCGCCTGGAGATCAAGGGAGAGGTCCGGGGGATTCTGGTGGTGGACGATTACGGCCACCATCCCACCGAGATCGAAACCACTCTGGACGCGCTGGAGAAGAGCTTCCCGGAAAGGCGCGTGGCGGCGTTGTTTCAGCCCCATCGGCACACCCGGACCCGGGCGTTGTTCGACGAGTTTTCCCGGGTGTTTCACCGGGCCGGCGTGGTGTATGCGCTGCCGGTTTACGCCGCCGGGGAGAAGGCCGTTCCCGGCTCGGACAGCCGGGAACTCGCCGCCGCCATTGAAAAGGAAAGCGGCGTTCCGGCGTTTTATGTGAAGGATTTTGACGCCGCGGCCCTTCGCCTGGGAAAAGAGCTCGGAAACGGCGACATTCTTCTCACCCTTGGGGCCGGGGATGTGTGGAAGGCCGGGGAGCGGTTTATTCGCGATGCTGACTGACCGTGTGAAAAAACGGCTGTCCCGGATTTCGGGCGCCCATGTCCGCTTTGACGAGCCCATGAGCCGCCACACCTCCCTGGGGATCGGCGGCCCGGCCGAGGCGCGCGCGACGCCGGAGTCTTTGAAAGACCTGGAGTCGATTTTGCGGATGGCGTCCGGGGAAGGGATTCCCTGGATGGTCATCGGAGGGGGGACGAATCTGCTGGTTTCGGACCGGGGTCTTCCGGGGCTTTGTATCTCTTTGGAAAACTGTCTCACCCGCGTGTGGGAAAAAGCCTCGGACGGCCCGGAAACCGTGGTCGGGGCCATGGCCGGGGCCAGGCTTTCAACGGCGTTCGCCTTCGCGGCGAAGCGGGGGCTTTCGGGCATGAATTTCGCCCTGGGCATTCCCGGCTCTGTGGGAGGGGCGGCCATGGTGAACGCCGGGTCCTCCCACGGGAGCATGGAGGACGTCCTGGAGGCGGCGACGGTCCTCTTTCCGGACGGGCGGAAAGAAAAAATGTCCCGGGAGGCGTTTCGGGCGTTCAGAGAAAAAGAGGGCGGGCGCTTTCCCGCCGGCGCCATCGTCTCGGAGGTTTTTTTCAGGCTGGGCGTCTCAGAGCCGGGCCGGGTTCAAAAAGAGGGGCGTATGATTCTTTCGGCCCGGAACAAAACCCAGCCCGGGGGAAAAAGCGCGGGATGTTTTTTTAAAAATCCGGAAAAAGGCCGCCCCGCCGGCATGCTCCTGGATATGGCCGGGCTCAAGGGAAAAAGAATCGGGGGCGCCCGGATTTCCGAGGTTCACGCCAACTTTATTTTAAACGTGGGAAACGCCTCGGCAAAGGATGTCCTGGATCTGATGAACATGGCCAGGGAGACGGTCTATGAGAAATTCAACGTCAGGCTTGATCCGGAGGTGAAAATTGTCGGCGTATGCCCCGGCCTCGAAAGGGCCTTATAAAAAAAGCCCGGTTAGAAAGAGGAAAGCCGCGGCCAGGCGGGGTTTTTTCCTGGCCGGAATGGCGCTGTTTGTTGTTTTCATGGCTGTCTTGGGTTTTGTGTTCACCAAGGCCCACAACGCGGCGCTTCGCTCAGCGGCTTTCAAAGCCCGGGAGATCCGGGTGACCGGCGCCCGATTCCTCAGCCGCCGCCAGGTCCTGGACCAGGCCGGGATCCGGGAGGGGGCCAATGTTCTGGCCGTGAATCTTTCCCTGGCCCGGAAAAGGCTCCTGGCGAATCCCTGGATCGTTGACGCCCAGGTGAAAAGACATCTTCCGGCGGGGCTGGAGATCGGGATCAGAGAACGCGCGGCCCTGGCCGCGCTGGATGTGGGGCCGGGATTTTTGCTGGATGAAGACGGGCGGGTGTTCAAACGCCTGGAGGCGTCAGACCCGCCGGATCTGGTGAGGGTGAAAGGGCTGGCTTTTTCCGATATGGACCCGGCCCCGGAATCCGGGCCGGCGGCTTTTGCCGAGGCGATCCGGGCCCTCAAGGTGTTTGGGAGGGAAAAGAGACTTTTTGCCCCGGGGACCCTGAAAGAGATCCGGGTTGACCGGGAGCTGGGGCTTGAGCTGGCGATTTCCGGAGACGGGAAAAAGACCGGGGCCGGCGCCGCGAAAAGAATCAGGATCGGATACGGCTCCTACGGCGAAAAGCGCAAGGCCCTTGAGAGGGTGGCGCGCCACATGAAAAGCCATGGCGGCTTTTCAAAGTATTCGTTCCTGGATCTCAGCGCCCCGGAAAGGGCGGTGGTCAGGCCGGTGGGCAGGGGCATAAAAAAACAATGATCCGTTTTACGAAAATCAAGCGAGGTGTCACATGCAAGGCCAGGAAGAAAATATTATCGTCGGCCTCGATATAGGCACGACCAAGATATGCGCCGTCGTGGGGGAGATGGCGGATGGAGACATCAACATCATCGGCATCGGGACCCATCCGTCGGAAGGGCTTCGCAAGGGCGTGGTGGTGAACATTGAATCCACGGTGAAATCGATCAAAAAGGCCGTCGAGGAGGCCGAGCTGATGGCCGGATGCGAGATTTCCTCGGTTTACGCAGGCATCGCCGGGGGGCACATCACGGGTTTCAACAGCCGGGGCATCATCGCCATCAAGGGGTCGGAGGTGATGGAAAACGATGTGGCGCGGGTCATTGACGCGGCCCGGGCCGTGGCCATTCCCATGGACCGGGAGGTCATCCACGTGCTTCCCCAGGAGTATATCGTGGACGATCAGGCCGGCATCCACAATCCCATCGGCATGTCGGGGGTCCGGCTGGAGGCCCGGGTGCACATTGTCACCGGCGCCGTGACATCGGCGCACAACATCGTGAAATGCGCCAACCGCGCCGGCCTGGACGTATGCGACATTGTGCTGGAATCCCTGGCTTCGGGCGAGGCGGCGCTCACAAAAGAGGAGAGGGAAATCGGGGCCGCTTTGATTGATCTGGGAGGCGGCACCACGGATCTGGCCATTTTCTCCGAGGACAACATCAAACACACGTTTGTGCTGTCTTTGGGAGGAAACAACCTGACCAACGACATCGCGGTGGGGGTCCGGGCCTCCATCGCCTCGGCGGAGAAAATCAAAATCAATCGCGGGACCTGTCTTTTGCAGGACATCAAGCCCGATGAGTCCATCGAAATCCCGGGGATGGGGGGAAGGGAGTCCAGGCGGCTTCCCCGCCAGATACTGGGAGAGATACTCGAGCCCCGGGTGGAGGAGATTTTTGAGCTGGTGAAACGGGAGATTCACAGGGCCGGAATGGAAAACAGCATCGTGTCCGGGGTGGTGGTGACCGGGGGGTCGGCCCTTCTGAAGGGGGTCGTGGAGATCGCCGAGATGACCTTCAATCTCCCCGCCCGGCTGGGAAAGCCCCGGGGCATCGGCGGCCTGGTGGATGTGGTGAACAGCTCCATGTACGCCACAGGGGTGGGGCTGGTGCTGTATGGGGCCTCAAGTGACTCCAAAAAGAAGTTCCGGATACGTGACGCCAATATTTTCAACCGGGTGATGCGCAGGATGAAAAACTGGGTGAGAGAGGCGGTATGATTTTTTTCATGGGGCAACCCAAAGGGGAAAGGGATTTTTATGTCTAATTTTACGTATGTCGGCAGTGATAATACTGCGAAAATCAAGGTGATCGGAGTAGGGGGGGGAGGAGGAAACGCCGTCAACAACATGATTGATTCCAATCTGCAGGGCGTCAAATTCATCGCGGCCAACACCGACGCCCAGGCCATCGGCATTTCCAAGGCGTCCGTCCAGCTCAGGATCGGAGAAAAGCTCACCGGGGGGCTGGGCGCCGGGGCCGACCCCAACATCGGCCGCGAGGCGGCCATTGAAAACAGCGACGCCATTAAAAAGGCCCTGGAGGACAGCCACATGGTCTTCATCACCGCCGGCTTCGGGGGAGGCACAGGAACGGGCGCCACCCCGGTGATCGCTGAAATATGCAAAGAAATCGGCGCTCTGACTGTTGCGGTGGTGACCAAACCCTTTTCTTTTGAAGGCCGGAAGCGGCTGCGGCAGGCCGAAGAGGGAATCCAGGTGTTGAAAGAAGTCACCGACACTGTTATAACAGTTCCCAACGACCGGTTGAGGGGGCTGGCCTCCAAAAACGCCACCATGCTGGATATGTTTAAAAAAGCCGACGAGGTGCTGCTTCATTCCGTGAGGGGGATCACAGACCTGATTTTAATGCCGGGTCTGGTCAACCTGGATTTCGCCGATGTCCGCTCCACCATGTCCAAGGCGGGGATGGCCATTATCGGAATCGGGGTGGCCAAGGGCGAAAACCGGGCCACCGAGGCCGCCCGGAAAGCCGTGTCTCATCCCCTTCTGGAAGATGTGCGCGTGAGCACCGCCGAAGGTGTTTTGATGAACATCACATGCGGCAGCGACCTCACCATGGAAGAGATGACCGAGGCGTCCGAGTGCATCTACAATGAAGTGGGCGAAGACACGGACATCATCTGGGGCACGGTGGTGGACGATTCCCTTGAGGATGAGATGCGGGTCACCGTCATCGCCACAGGGATAGCGTCGGAAGACGAGATTCAGTCCGGAGGGGACGCGAGAAAAAGAGGCCGTGTTCGAGACATGATTCCCGCGGGCCCCCGGGGCCAGGTGGACTATGACGAGCCCACCTTCATTCGCGTGAGAGAGTCGGAGGAAAAAAGGGGCGGGGAGCCGGAGAAGATTCACAAGGGGTTTGTGGATGGCTCGGATGATTTCGCCTCTTTTGAGACGCCGGCGTTTTTGAGAAAAAAAGCCGATTGATGAAGGCTGATGGATGGGCCGATTAATGGACAGGTATATGAGATTAAAACGGATGACCATCCGGCAGGCGGTTTTCGGGGTCGGGCTCTGGCTCGCCCTTTGCGCCGCGCCGGGCTTTTGCATGGACGATTCCCCTTATTCCGGGGCGCGGATTTTTTTAAGCGAGGCGCGGACATTGTGCGATTATTCCCAGGAGCTGTGGGAAAAAGGAGACATGGACAGCGCCATGGAGGCCCTGGACCGGGCCTATGGGCTCATCGGCCGGGTGAATGAGGGAAAAAACCGGATACTGGCCCGCCGAAAAGAGAGCCTGCGTTTTAAAATATCGAAACGGATTCTGGAGATCCACACCTCCCGGCGGACCGGCCCCGACATTGTCGCGGGCGCCCATGATGAGATTCCCCTGGAGATGAACCGGCATATCCGCTCCGAGCTGGACGCCTTCACCCGCGGCCGGGAAAAGGGTTTTTTCAAACGGGCCTGGAGACGCTCCGGGAAATACCGGGAGCACATCGTGCGCAAACTCGATGCGGCCGGCATGCCTTCCGAGCTGTCCTGGCTTCCTCTCATCGAAAGTGGATTCAGACCCAACGCCCTGTCCGAGGCCAAAGCCCTGGGCCTTTGGCAGTTCATTCGGACCACCGGGGCCAAATACGGCCTGAAACGGAACCGATACATAGACGAGCGGCTGGACCCGTATAAATCCACCGACGCGGCCATCAAATACCTGTCCCGGCTGCATGAGATTTTTGGGGACTGGAACATGGCCCTGGCCGCCTACAATTGCGGCGAGGGAAGGGTTCTGAGGGAAATCAAAAGACGGGGGAAAAAATATTTCGACAATTTCTGGGACATTTATGAGCGTCTGCCCAGGGAGACGGCCCGATATGTTCCCCGGTTCCTGGCCACGCTTCATATCGTCAAAAATCCCGCGAAATACGGACTGGACCCCGCCCGCCGGGCGTCCCCCCCGCGCTTTGAGATTGTCTCGGTTCCCAAACGGATCCGATTGAAAGACGCGGCCTTTCGCATGGGGATTTCGGAAAAAGTCCTCACGAAACTCAATCCGTCTTTGCGCGCGCGCGTCGTTCCCGCGGAAAATTATCCCCTGAAAGTGCCGCCGGGGAAAGCGGGAATCCTGGCGGCCGGCCTTGACCGCATCCGGTCTGTGAAATATTTCGCCGGCGGCGAGACCCTTTATCACCGGATCAGGCCCGGGGAAACCCTTTCGGGCATCGCCCGCCGCCACCGGGTGAGCGTGAGGAAAATCGCGTCGGCCAACGGCATCCGGGTCAACAGCGTGATTGTGGCGGGTCGGAAATTGAAGATACCCGGCGGCGGGGAAACCTTCAAGACCTACCTGGTGAAAGACGGCGACACCCCTTTTGAGATCGCTTTGAAACACAACATGACCCTGAGCGCTTTTTTAAGGATCAATGGCCTGAGCAAACGCTCCAAAATTTATCCCGGCCAAAGACTCCTGGTGGTGTAGGATATCCCGGGTGACGCGCGGACCCGGCCCCGGAGGCCGAAAAAAGACGGGCGGCGACGAGACCGGGGCCGTGGTCAAAAGCTGGAAAAACCGGATCAGCGTGGCCCTGGCCTACCCCAATGTCTATGGCGTGGGCATGCCCAACCTGGGGTTCCAGGCGGTTTACAGCCAGCTCAACGCCCTGGACCATGTGGTGTGTGAGCGGGCGTTTCTTTCCGGGTCCGGATCAGGCCCGCGCGCCCTCGAATCCGGAAGGCCCCTGGCCGATTTCGACATCATCGCCTTTTCCGTTTCCTTTGAAAATGATTTCGTTCATATCCCCATGATGCTCAACGCGGCGGGGATTCCCCTTTATTCCCGCCGGCGCGACCGGCCCCTGCCCCTGGTCATGGCCGGCGGCGTGGCCTGTCTTCTCAATCCCGAGCCCCTGGCCGATTTTATGGACTGCTTTCTGATCGGCGAGTCCGAGGCCCTTTTAAAGCCTTTTTTCAACCGTTACGACCCCTCCCTGGACCGGCGCGCCCTTCTGGCGGATCTGGCCCGACACGTTTCAGGTCTTTACGTCCCTTCGTTTTACCAGGTGTCCCGCCAAAGCGACGGCTCCATCAAAAAAATCGCCCCCATCGCCGATGTTCCGCCCCGGGTCAGGCGAATGGTCAAGGCGGACATCGCCGATGAGCCGGTCCGAAGCGTGGTGCTGTCTTCCGGGTCCGCCTTCGGCCGGATGTTTCTGGTGGAGGCGTCAAGGGGCTGTTTTCGGGGATGCCGTTTCTGCGCGGCGGGTTTCGCCGGCCGCCCTCCCCGTTTTTTCTCGTTTTCCGCGCTGGAAAAGGCCATCAAAGAAGGGGCGCGAAAGTCGGACCGCGTGGGGCTGGTGGGGGCGGCCCTTTCGGATTTCAAGGACATGGATCGCCTGGGCCGCCTGGCGGCCCGGGAAGGGGTCCGGCTTTCATTCAGCTCCCTTCGGGCCGATTCCATTGACGACCGCCTGGCTGATCTGCTTCGGGAAAACGGGGTCAAAACCGCCGTCATCGCGCCCGAGGCCGGTTCTGAGCGGATGAGGCGGGTCATCAACAAGGGAATGGACGAGTCGGACATTCTGTCCGCCGCCGAAACCTTCGCGGGGCGCGGCGTTTTGAATCTCAAACTGTATTTCATGACAGGCCTTCCCACGGAGGAGCCCGGGGACGCGGCGGCCATTGTGGACCTGTGCCGCCGCGTTCGGGAACGTTTCGCGGACGCCAGCCGGGAAAAGGGGCGCATGGGCTCGGTCACGGTGAGCCTGAATCCCTTTGTCCCCAAGCCTCTCACCCCCTTCCAGTGGGCCCCGGCGCCCGGCGTCGCCGATATGAAAAAAAAGATCCGGGCCATTTCCAATGGCCTGAGGGCCGTTCCCAACATTCGGATCCACGGCAACAGCCCGCGGGAGGCCCATGTCCAGGCCCTTTTGTCCCGGGGAGACCGGCGGACGTCCAAAGCCCTGGAGATGGCCGCCGGAGAAGGGGGGAAATGGACCCGGGTCCTGGCCGGGCTGAAATCGGACAAAGGCCCGCGGGTTGTCCGGGAAAGGGGTCCGGAGGAGCGTTTCCCCTGGGAGATCATCGACTCAGGTCTGGACCGGGACTTTCTGCGCCGGGAATATGAAAAGGCGCTGGCCGGACGCGCGTC
The DNA window shown above is from Candidatus Desulfarcum epimagneticum and carries:
- a CDS encoding conserved hypothetical protein (Evidence 4 : Unknown function but conserved in other organisms); this encodes MKKNKKGREHVNKQFNRVAMTPEGNVSIMGLYALVDYVHFKGDGTHPIEDYDGQKWGLMQVLLEMPDDDRKDPRESFAEAAKSILRKRVEKAPVDKKEREKRWFRVLWEPRINTYNY
- the murC gene encoding UDP-N-acetylmuramate:L-alanine ligase (Evidence 2a : Function from experimental evidences in other organisms; PubMedId : 12876369, 2197603, 7601127, 9166795; Product type e : enzyme), with product MYNKKYQIHFVGIGGIGMSGIAELLLRLGYRVTGSDIRSSDITRRLESLGCEVREGHAAGHAAGADIVVVSNAIPPDNPEVLAAGENSTPVIPRAEMLAELMRFKYGVAISGAHGKTSTTSVVASILGEGGLDPTVVIGGKLKSVGYNAVLGQGDFIVAEADESDGSFLRMSPSIAVVTNIDREHLDFYKDLDEIKDAFARFIDGMPFYGLAVLCADDPHVRELIPGIKKRFTTYGTSPGADLEVTDIEFDGLKTVFQVARSGERLGDIRLNLPGFHNARNAAAGIAVGLELGVSFDKIRSALEGHRGVERRLEIKGEVRGILVVDDYGHHPTEIETTLDALEKSFPERRVAALFQPHRHTRTRALFDEFSRVFHRAGVVYALPVYAAGEKAVPGSDSRELAAAIEKESGVPAFYVKDFDAAALRLGKELGNGDILLTLGAGDVWKAGERFIRDAD
- the murB gene encoding UDP-N-acetylenolpyruvoylglucosamine reductase; translated protein: MLTDRVKKRLSRISGAHVRFDEPMSRHTSLGIGGPAEARATPESLKDLESILRMASGEGIPWMVIGGGTNLLVSDRGLPGLCISLENCLTRVWEKASDGPETVVGAMAGARLSTAFAFAAKRGLSGMNFALGIPGSVGGAAMVNAGSSHGSMEDVLEAATVLFPDGRKEKMSREAFRAFREKEGGRFPAGAIVSEVFFRLGVSEPGRVQKEGRMILSARNKTQPGGKSAGCFFKNPEKGRPAGMLLDMAGLKGKRIGGARISEVHANFILNVGNASAKDVLDLMNMARETVYEKFNVRLDPEVKIVGVCPGLERAL
- a CDS encoding putative Cell division protein FtsQ (Evidence 3 : Putative function from multiple computational evidences) — its product is MSAYAPASKGPYKKSPVRKRKAAARRGFFLAGMALFVVFMAVLGFVFTKAHNAALRSAAFKAREIRVTGARFLSRRQVLDQAGIREGANVLAVNLSLARKRLLANPWIVDAQVKRHLPAGLEIGIRERAALAALDVGPGFLLDEDGRVFKRLEASDPPDLVRVKGLAFSDMDPAPESGPAAFAEAIRALKVFGREKRLFAPGTLKEIRVDRELGLELAISGDGKKTGAGAAKRIRIGYGSYGEKRKALERVARHMKSHGGFSKYSFLDLSAPERAVVRPVGRGIKKQ
- the ftsA gene encoding ATP-binding cell division protein involved in recruitment of FtsK to Z ring (Evidence 2a : Function from experimental evidences in other organisms; PubMedId : 11847116, 20507805, 2846985, 2995680, 3000876, 6094474; Product type cp : cell process), with amino-acid sequence MQGQEENIIVGLDIGTTKICAVVGEMADGDINIIGIGTHPSEGLRKGVVVNIESTVKSIKKAVEEAELMAGCEISSVYAGIAGGHITGFNSRGIIAIKGSEVMENDVARVIDAARAVAIPMDREVIHVLPQEYIVDDQAGIHNPIGMSGVRLEARVHIVTGAVTSAHNIVKCANRAGLDVCDIVLESLASGEAALTKEEREIGAALIDLGGGTTDLAIFSEDNIKHTFVLSLGGNNLTNDIAVGVRASIASAEKIKINRGTCLLQDIKPDESIEIPGMGGRESRRLPRQILGEILEPRVEEIFELVKREIHRAGMENSIVSGVVVTGGSALLKGVVEIAEMTFNLPARLGKPRGIGGLVDVVNSSMYATGVGLVLYGASSDSKKKFRIRDANIFNRVMRRMKNWVREAV
- the ftsZ gene encoding GTP-binding tubulin-like cell division protein (Evidence 2a : Function from experimental evidences in other organisms; PubMedId : 1528267, 1528268, 1944597, 2824434, 2995680, 3000876, 6094474, 8016071, 8083192, 9298646; Product type cp : cell process); translated protein: MSNFTYVGSDNTAKIKVIGVGGGGGNAVNNMIDSNLQGVKFIAANTDAQAIGISKASVQLRIGEKLTGGLGAGADPNIGREAAIENSDAIKKALEDSHMVFITAGFGGGTGTGATPVIAEICKEIGALTVAVVTKPFSFEGRKRLRQAEEGIQVLKEVTDTVITVPNDRLRGLASKNATMLDMFKKADEVLLHSVRGITDLILMPGLVNLDFADVRSTMSKAGMAIIGIGVAKGENRATEAARKAVSHPLLEDVRVSTAEGVLMNITCGSDLTMEEMTEASECIYNEVGEDTDIIWGTVVDDSLEDEMRVTVIATGIASEDEIQSGGDARKRGRVRDMIPAGPRGQVDYDEPTFIRVRESEEKRGGEPEKIHKGFVDGSDDFASFETPAFLRKKAD
- a CDS encoding Lytic transglycosylase (fragment), whose product is MGRLMDRYMRLKRMTIRQAVFGVGLWLALCAAPGFCMDDSPYSGARIFLSEARTLCDYSQELWEKGDMDSAMEALDRAYGLIGRVNEGKNRILARRKESLRFKISKRILEIHTSRRTGPDIVAGAHDEIPLEMNRHIRSELDAFTRGREKGFFKRAWRRSGKYREHIVRKLDAAGMPSELSWLPLIESGFRPNALSEAKALGLWQFIRTTGAKYGLKRNRYIDERLDPYKSTDAAIKYLSRLHEIFGDWNMALAAYNCGEGRVLREIKRRGKKYFDNFWDIYERLPRETARYVPRFLATLHIVKNPAKYGLDPARRASPPRFEIVSVPKRIRLKDAAFRMGISEKVLTKLNPSLRARVVPAENYPLKVPPGKAGILAAGLDRIRSVKYFAGGETLYHRIRPGETLSGIARRHRVSVRKIASANGIRVNSVIVAGRKLKIPGGGETFKTYLVKDGDTPFEIALKHNMTLSAFLRINGLSKRSKIYPGQRLLVV
- a CDS encoding conserved hypothetical protein (Evidence 4 : Unknown function but conserved in other organisms), which gives rise to MTRGPGPGGRKKTGGDETGAVVKSWKNRISVALAYPNVYGVGMPNLGFQAVYSQLNALDHVVCERAFLSGSGSGPRALESGRPLADFDIIAFSVSFENDFVHIPMMLNAAGIPLYSRRRDRPLPLVMAGGVACLLNPEPLADFMDCFLIGESEALLKPFFNRYDPSLDRRALLADLARHVSGLYVPSFYQVSRQSDGSIKKIAPIADVPPRVRRMVKADIADEPVRSVVLSSGSAFGRMFLVEASRGCFRGCRFCAAGFAGRPPRFFSFSALEKAIKEGARKSDRVGLVGAALSDFKDMDRLGRLAAREGVRLSFSSLRADSIDDRLADLLRENGVKTAVIAPEAGSERMRRVINKGMDESDILSAAETFAGRGVLNLKLYFMTGLPTEEPGDAAAIVDLCRRVRERFADASREKGRMGSVTVSLNPFVPKPLTPFQWAPAPGVADMKKKIRAISNGLRAVPNIRIHGNSPREAHVQALLSRGDRRTSKALEMAAGEGGKWTRVLAGLKSDKGPRVVRERGPEERFPWEIIDSGLDRDFLRREYEKALAGRASPPCPMTDCDLCARGCMSENIFKKNGLKP